ataatccaaaatctTGAACCCAAAATTGCTCGATTTAAACAAATTCAACCACTcggtttcattttcttttacttgCCTCTGTTTTGCATGGAGCAGTCAACTCCCTTGTTGGGTGTTAGGTATTAGAACTCTAAACTCTGAAGGTAGCCACTTTATGTCAGTCTTTTTACCGGCAATCACCTCTGTTTCGCACGCGAAGAGGAAAAAGTATGCAAGACCGTGGTGCAGATATTAAAAGATTAGATAATAAACccatataaaaattaaggggAAAGTAGCATTTAAGgcaattcctttaaaatttttaaacaaattcaaatgatttttCTGTTCGAAATCTAAGCCAAAGGGACAAAAAAGAGCGGCGTTGATAGATGAGAGATAAAGAAGAGCCACTCTTGCAGTTGCACTCGCTATGGCGTCCGGTCGAGAGAAAATGTATGTTTCTTCTCCAACAAAAGAACACGAAAACCACTCTCCTCCAAATCCACGCTTTCATGCTCCGTCACTCCGTCGAAACCAACCTTAATATCTTCACTAAGTTCATCAGGGCATGCGCTTCTATTTCCTCTCTTTCCGCTATAAACCACGCCCGCCGCTTGTTCGATGTTAGGCCTCGCCGAAACGACACACTTCTTTGCAATTCTATGATCAAAGCCCATCTGGGTGTCAACCAATTTACCCAATCTTTCACTCTTTATAGAGATCTTAGGAAAGATGAGGAGGGTTTTGTTCCCAACAAGTTCACATTTTTGACCCTTGCGAAGTCTTGTGCTTTAAACATGGCAGTCTGTGAGAGTTTACAGATACATAATCATGTGATGAAATTTGGGTTTTGCTTGGATTTGTATGTTTCAACAGTTTTGCTTGATATGTACGCAAAGCTTGGAATCATGGGTTCAGCAAGAAAGGTTTTCGAAGAAATGCCTGACAGAAGTGTAGTTTCATGGACAGCTCTGATTTGTGGCTATGCAAAAGCTGGGAATATGGAGAGAGCAAAGAAGCTTTTGGATGAGATGCCTGAGAAGGAGGATTCTGTCTTATACAATGCTATGATTGATGGGTATGTTAAGTTGGGAGATTTGGATTCGGCTCGAAGTTTGTTTAATCAAATGCCAGATAGGAACGTGATTTCTTGGACTATCATGATTAATGGATATTGCAATAGTGGTGATGTTGTGTCTGCCAGATTCTTATTTGATTCCATGCCTGAAAAAAACCTAGTATCTTGGAATGCAATGATTGCTGGGTACTGTCAGAATAGGCAACCTCATGAAGCATTGAAATTGTTTCATGAACTGCAATCGACCACATTGTTTGAGCCAGATAGAGTTACCATTGTGAGCATTCTTCCACCTATTGCTGATTTGGGTGCTCTTGAATTGGGTGAATGGGTTCACCATTTTGTTCAGAGGAAGAAACTTGATAGAGCAACCAATGTATGTACAGCTCTTATTGATATGTATGCAAAATGTGGAGAGATAAATAAAGCGAAAAAAGTTTTTGATGAGATGCCAGAAAGAGAAATAGCTTCATGGAATGCCTTAATAAATGGATATGCTGTAAATGGGTGTGCCAAAGAAGCATTGCGTGTATTTTTGGAAATGCAGAATCGAAGAATCGTGCCAAATGATGTGACCATGATTGGTGTTTTGTCTGCTTGTAACCATGGTGGTCTGGTGAAGGAAGGTAAGAGGTGGTTTAAAGCAATGGCAGAATTCAGGCTCACCCCGAAAATCGAGCATTATGGTTGTATGGTTGATCTGTTAGGGAGGGCAGGATGTGTGGAGGAAGCAGAGAAGCTGATAGAAAGTATGCCATATGAAGCCAATGCAATAATTCTCACTTCACTCCTATTTGCATACTGGTCCTTGAATAATGTTGAAAGAGCAGAGAGAGTGCTAAATAAGTTGGTCCATATGGAGCCAACTAATCACGGCAGTTACGTGATGTTAAGGAATTTGTATGCCGCTGAGAAAAGATGGGAAGATGTCGAAGAAATTAGGAGAGAGATGAGAAGGAATGGGGCTAGAAAAGAGGCTGGCTGCAGTCTTATTGAGGTTGATAGTAGGGTTTTGGAGTTTGTATCTGCAGATAAACTGCATCCTCAATGGGAATTGATACGGTCTGTGTTGCTGCAGTTGCGTATGCACATGAGGGGACAACCAGAGATGGAAGCTGCTTAAGTTGaagaatgttttctttttctaatgaTGCTTGGGCAAAGCTCAAAGCTAAAGCAACTACAGGGAATAATTTCATTAGCTAATGATGTTCTGTGCATGAGATTAGAGCTCTCAACTAGGCCaatcgagttgaattttgaTCGAGACAAATCCGCATCTGCAATTTGAGTCACTTGTAATTCGAATCATTTGcgataattcaattttaacatataaattatttggtttcaaataattttaagttttcataagggcataaattacataattgtTCCAATTAATACAAAGACAAATGATTACATGCTTACAAATCCTCATGCAAAGATTAGTTGCAGGGAAGGAGAAAGTAAATTTACCCAATCctaaaagtatgaaaatacTGAACAgattttgtatatttgaaatgttacagtGGCATCTGAAACCCTTGGCTAACACTAAGGTGGTTCCTGAATTAGATGGAATGTTCTACTTGGTGATGCTCGAGGTTTCGGAGTACGATTCGTGCAAAGATTTTAGCCTCAATAGGAGCATTTGCTGCTGCGGCTGCAGAACGTAGAACCCTTGCTGCTCCAGCACTCTGCATAAGGCTAGCATGGTGCACTGCATGTCGACCACCAGGGATGGTAAACTGCAATTatcgaattaaattatatatataataactgACAAAGGAACATGTAAAAATCCCTTGGAGTAATATTTTAGCAATATATATTATGCTTAAGAAGGAAATCATAGACATAAATTACCTGGAGTAGAGCAAAAGCAGCACATGTCTTGAGTATTGAAGATGAGTTTCGAAGCATGGAGACAAATCTTCCAATTTCAGCCCCACTAAGgaatataaaaagttaattcGGGGAGGTGACATTAAAGCAAGCATGACATGAAGGAGAGAGGGCTAGCATCAAAAAGTGACCACCACTATTCAACATGATTAATGAATTCCAAGCACTAAAGAATAGCTGGAACAGgattttaataaagaaaatttggTAAGTGAGCAGCAAGCTCACTGAACTGGTTATTTAATCGAGTGTCGCACAAACAGAG
The Gossypium raimondii isolate GPD5lz chromosome 8, ASM2569854v1, whole genome shotgun sequence DNA segment above includes these coding regions:
- the LOC105790627 gene encoding pentatricopeptide repeat-containing protein At2g44880, which codes for MRDKEEPLLQLHSLWRPVERKCMFLLQQKNTKTTLLQIHAFMLRHSVETNLNIFTKFIRACASISSLSAINHARRLFDVRPRRNDTLLCNSMIKAHLGVNQFTQSFTLYRDLRKDEEGFVPNKFTFLTLAKSCALNMAVCESLQIHNHVMKFGFCLDLYVSTVLLDMYAKLGIMGSARKVFEEMPDRSVVSWTALICGYAKAGNMERAKKLLDEMPEKEDSVLYNAMIDGYVKLGDLDSARSLFNQMPDRNVISWTIMINGYCNSGDVVSARFLFDSMPEKNLVSWNAMIAGYCQNRQPHEALKLFHELQSTTLFEPDRVTIVSILPPIADLGALELGEWVHHFVQRKKLDRATNVCTALIDMYAKCGEINKAKKVFDEMPEREIASWNALINGYAVNGCAKEALRVFLEMQNRRIVPNDVTMIGVLSACNHGGLVKEGKRWFKAMAEFRLTPKIEHYGCMVDLLGRAGCVEEAEKLIESMPYEANAIILTSLLFAYWSLNNVERAERVLNKLVHMEPTNHGSYVMLRNLYAAEKRWEDVEEIRREMRRNGARKEAGCSLIEVDSRVLEFVSADKLHPQWELIRSVLLQLRMHMRGQPEMEAA